A window from Pseudomonas kribbensis encodes these proteins:
- the glnE gene encoding bifunctional [glutamate--ammonia ligase]-adenylyl-L-tyrosine phosphorylase/[glutamate--ammonia-ligase] adenylyltransferase: MTLPALAELPAILLPLVSRSEQSFRTAVAGLTEGDHGFSTWTPERWAQFARVTGASDFVIEQSVRDPLMLLSLVQSGELDRPFAPGELCGQIAAAVNTAQTEDELGRVLRRQRARHQVRIIWRDLTRQADLVQTCRDLSDMADASIDQAYQWLYSRHCQQFGTPTGRRSGEPQQMVILGMGKLGAVELNLSSDIDLIFAYPEGGETVGVKRALDNQEFFIRLGQRLIKALDPMTVDGFVFRVDMRLRPYGSSGALVLSFNALEQYYQDQGRDWERYAMIKARVVAGDQVAGAQLLDMLRPFVYRRYLDFSAIEALRTMKQLIQQEVRRKGMADNIKLGSGGIREVEFIAQAFQLIHGGRDLSLQQRPLLKVLGTLEGQGYLPPAVISELREGYEFLRYTEHAIQAIADRQTQMLPDTAQDQARIAFMLGFADWDAFHEKLMFWRGRVAWHFAQVIADPDEEEGADCEVVVGGEWLPLWEEAQDEEAACRQLEEGGFADATKALKALAGLRGSPQLRAMQRLGRERLDAFIPRLLAQAVEHDNPDLVLERVLPLVEAVARRSAYLVLLTENPGALRRLLTLCAASPWIAEQITRFPLLLDELLNEGRLFKPPLAPELAAELRERLTRIPEDDLEQQMEALRHFKLAHRLRVAASEIAGSLPLMKVSDYLTWLAEAILEQVLALAWRQTVAKYGTPLRTDGTLCDPGFIIVGYGKVGGIELGHGSDLDLVFIHDGDPQAETDGAKPIDGAQFFTRLGQRIIHLLTAQTNSGQLYEVDMRLRPSGASGLLVSSLGAFARYQENEAWTWEHQALVRARVLVGSQDVGQAFEKVRAQVLGKARDLAKLQQEVSEMRAKMRDNLGSKSTAAGTGANAFDAAAPFDLKQDAGGIVDIEFMVQYAALAWSQSHPPLLRWTDNIRILEELEHEGLMPVEDASLLREAYKAYRSAAHRQALQKDAGVIPGDQFADERRQVMRIWRELGLS; this comes from the coding sequence ATGACCCTGCCCGCGCTTGCCGAACTGCCCGCCATTCTCCTGCCGTTGGTCAGCCGATCGGAGCAGTCGTTCCGTACGGCCGTCGCCGGCTTGACCGAAGGCGATCACGGCTTCTCCACCTGGACTCCGGAGCGCTGGGCGCAGTTCGCCCGCGTCACTGGCGCCAGCGATTTCGTGATTGAACAGAGTGTTCGTGACCCTTTGATGTTGCTGTCACTGGTGCAGTCCGGCGAACTCGACCGGCCGTTCGCCCCCGGCGAGCTGTGCGGGCAGATCGCCGCGGCGGTGAACACTGCACAAACAGAAGACGAGCTGGGTCGCGTCCTGCGTCGCCAGCGCGCCCGGCATCAGGTGCGGATCATCTGGCGCGACCTGACCCGTCAGGCCGACCTGGTGCAGACCTGCCGCGACCTTTCCGACATGGCCGACGCCAGCATCGACCAGGCCTATCAATGGCTGTACAGCCGCCATTGCCAGCAATTCGGCACGCCCACCGGCCGGCGCAGCGGCGAACCGCAGCAAATGGTCATCCTTGGCATGGGCAAGCTCGGCGCGGTCGAGCTGAACCTGTCGTCGGACATCGATCTGATCTTCGCCTACCCCGAGGGCGGCGAAACCGTCGGCGTGAAGCGCGCACTGGATAACCAGGAATTCTTCATTCGTCTCGGCCAGCGCCTGATCAAGGCCCTTGACCCGATGACCGTCGACGGCTTCGTGTTCCGCGTCGACATGCGCCTGCGCCCGTACGGCTCGTCCGGCGCGCTGGTGCTGAGCTTCAATGCGCTGGAGCAGTATTACCAGGATCAGGGCCGCGACTGGGAACGCTACGCGATGATCAAGGCACGGGTCGTCGCGGGCGATCAGGTGGCGGGCGCGCAGTTGCTCGACATGCTGCGACCGTTCGTTTACCGGCGCTATCTGGACTTCTCGGCGATCGAAGCGCTGCGCACCATGAAGCAGCTGATTCAGCAGGAAGTCCGGCGCAAGGGCATGGCCGACAATATCAAGCTGGGCTCCGGCGGCATCCGTGAAGTCGAGTTCATCGCCCAGGCCTTTCAGTTGATCCACGGTGGTCGCGATCTGAGCCTGCAACAACGTCCTCTATTAAAGGTGCTGGGCACGCTGGAAGGGCAGGGTTACCTGCCGCCGGCGGTGATCAGCGAGCTGCGTGAAGGTTACGAATTCCTGCGCTACACCGAACACGCGATCCAGGCGATTGCCGACCGTCAGACCCAGATGCTCCCGGACACTGCGCAGGATCAGGCGCGCATCGCCTTCATGCTGGGTTTCGCCGATTGGGACGCCTTCCATGAAAAGCTGATGTTCTGGCGTGGCCGTGTGGCCTGGCACTTTGCACAAGTGATCGCCGATCCCGATGAAGAAGAGGGCGCCGATTGCGAAGTGGTGGTCGGCGGGGAATGGCTGCCGCTGTGGGAAGAGGCGCAGGACGAAGAAGCTGCCTGCCGCCAACTGGAAGAGGGCGGTTTCGCCGACGCCACCAAAGCCTTGAAGGCGCTGGCCGGTCTGCGCGGCAGTCCACAATTACGGGCGATGCAGCGACTGGGGCGCGAACGCCTCGACGCCTTTATTCCGCGCCTGCTCGCTCAGGCGGTGGAGCATGACAATCCGGATCTGGTGCTCGAGCGGGTCCTGCCTCTGGTCGAAGCGGTGGCCCGGCGTTCGGCTTATTTAGTCTTGCTGACGGAAAACCCGGGCGCGCTGCGTCGCTTGTTGACTCTGTGCGCCGCGAGCCCGTGGATCGCCGAGCAGATCACCCGTTTCCCGCTGCTGCTCGATGAGTTGCTCAATGAAGGTCGCCTGTTTAAGCCGCCCTTGGCACCGGAACTGGCTGCCGAGCTGCGTGAGCGTCTGACCCGGATCCCGGAAGACGACCTCGAGCAACAGATGGAAGCCCTGCGCCATTTCAAACTGGCGCACCGCTTGCGCGTCGCCGCCTCGGAAATCGCCGGCAGCCTGCCGCTGATGAAAGTCAGCGATTACCTGACCTGGCTGGCCGAAGCGATTCTCGAGCAAGTGCTGGCCCTGGCCTGGCGCCAGACCGTGGCCAAGTACGGCACGCCGCTGCGCACCGACGGCACGCTGTGCGATCCCGGCTTCATCATTGTCGGTTATGGGAAAGTCGGCGGGATCGAGTTGGGGCATGGTTCGGACCTGGACCTGGTGTTTATCCACGACGGCGATCCGCAGGCGGAAACCGACGGGGCGAAACCGATTGATGGTGCGCAGTTCTTTACCCGGCTCGGTCAGCGGATCATTCACCTGCTGACGGCGCAGACCAACTCCGGCCAGCTGTATGAAGTGGACATGCGTCTGCGACCGTCCGGTGCATCGGGGCTGTTGGTGAGTTCGCTCGGCGCGTTCGCCCGCTATCAAGAAAATGAAGCCTGGACATGGGAACATCAGGCGTTGGTGCGGGCGCGGGTGCTGGTGGGCAGTCAGGATGTCGGCCAGGCGTTCGAGAAAGTGCGGGCCCAGGTATTGGGCAAGGCGCGGGATCTGGCGAAGCTGCAGCAGGAAGTGAGCGAGATGCGCGCCAAGATGCGCGACAACCTCGGGAGCAAGAGCACCGCCGCCGGTACCGGGGCGAATGCCTTCGACGCCGCGGCGCCGTTCGACCTCAAGCAGGACGCCGGAGGTATCGTCGATATTGAATTTATGGTGCAATACGCGGCCCTGGCGTGGTCGCAAAGCCACCCGCCGCTACTGCGCTGGACGGACAATATCCGCATTCTGGAAGAGCTGGAACACGAAGGGCTGATGCCCGTCGAAGACGCCAGCCTGTTGCGCGAGGCCTACAAGGCCTATCGTTCCGCCGCCCACCGGCAGGCCTTGCAGAAGGACGCCGGCGTGATACCGGGCGACCAGTTCGCGGACGAACGGCGGCAGGTGATGCGGATCTGGCGAGAGCTGGGGCTAAGCTGA
- the waaF gene encoding lipopolysaccharide heptosyltransferase II, translating into MNILIVGPSWVGDMVMAQTLFQCLKQRHPQCEIDVLAPEWSRPILERMPEVRKALSFPLGHGALELATRRRIGKSLAGQYDQAILLPNSLKSALVPFFAGIPKRTGWRGEFRYGLLNDVRTLDKERYPLMIERFMALAYEPNAELPKPYPRPSLQIDPLTREAALAKFGLTLDRPVLVLCPGAEFGEAKRWPSEHYAKVAEARIREGWQVWLFGSKNDHAVGEDIRARLIPGLREESVNLSGGTSLAEAIDLMSCADSVVSNDSGLMHVAAALNRPLVAVYGSTSPGFTPPLAEHVEIVRLGLDCSPCFDRTCRFGHYNCLRQLMPDAVNDALQRLQGSVVEVH; encoded by the coding sequence ATGAATATTCTGATCGTTGGGCCCAGTTGGGTCGGTGACATGGTGATGGCGCAGACACTGTTTCAGTGTCTCAAGCAGCGCCACCCGCAGTGCGAAATCGACGTGCTGGCCCCCGAGTGGAGCCGGCCGATCCTCGAGCGCATGCCCGAAGTGCGCAAGGCCTTGAGCTTCCCGCTCGGCCACGGCGCGCTGGAGCTGGCGACCCGCCGGCGGATCGGCAAATCCCTGGCCGGCCAGTACGACCAGGCGATCCTGCTGCCGAACTCGCTCAAATCCGCGCTGGTGCCGTTCTTCGCCGGCATCCCGAAACGCACCGGCTGGCGCGGCGAATTCCGCTACGGCCTGCTCAATGACGTGCGCACGCTGGATAAAGAACGTTATCCGCTGATGATCGAGCGTTTCATGGCGCTGGCCTATGAGCCGAACGCCGAGCTGCCGAAACCGTATCCGCGCCCGAGCCTGCAGATCGACCCGCTCACCCGCGAGGCGGCGCTGGCCAAGTTCGGCCTGACCCTGGATCGCCCGGTGCTGGTGTTGTGTCCCGGCGCCGAATTCGGTGAAGCCAAGCGCTGGCCGTCCGAGCATTACGCCAAGGTCGCCGAAGCGCGGATCCGCGAAGGCTGGCAGGTCTGGCTGTTCGGCTCGAAAAACGATCACGCGGTCGGTGAAGACATCCGCGCGCGGCTGATTCCGGGCCTGCGCGAGGAATCCGTGAACCTCAGCGGCGGCACTTCGCTGGCCGAGGCCATCGACCTGATGTCCTGCGCCGATTCGGTGGTCTCCAACGATTCCGGTCTGATGCACGTCGCAGCGGCGCTGAACCGTCCGTTGGTGGCGGTCTACGGTTCAACTTCGCCGGGTTTCACCCCGCCACTGGCCGAACATGTGGAAATCGTTCGCCTGGGCCTCGATTGCAGCCCGTGCTTCGACCGCACCTGCCGTTTCGGCCATTACAACTGCCTGCGCCAGCTGATGCCGGACGCGGTCAACGATGCCTTGCAGCGTTTGCAGGGCTCCGTGGTCGAGGTCCATTAA
- the waaC gene encoding lipopolysaccharide heptosyltransferase I yields MRVLLIKTSSLGDVIHALPALTDAARAIPGIKFDWVVEEGFAEIPTWHPAVGKVIPVAIRRWRKNLWKTITSGEWKRFKQSVRANKYDLVIDAQGLLKSAWLTRYVKAPVAGLDKGSAREPIAARFYDRKLAVARGQHAVERVRQLFAIALGYDLPKGLGDYGLNVERLVELPRKNAYVVFLHGTTWDTKHWPESYWRELTERVGYLGVGIKLPWGNPLEKARAERIVAGFKHAEVLPKLNLAGVGKVLAGAQACVAVDTGLGHLAAALDVPTISLFGPTNPGLTGAYGKLQIHLGSDFPCAPCLQKKCTYQPTAQDARQFDLKRELPLCFTRLNPERVASRLSTLLMAEELR; encoded by the coding sequence TTGCGGGTATTGCTGATCAAGACCTCATCGCTGGGCGACGTGATTCACGCGTTGCCGGCGCTGACCGACGCGGCCCGGGCCATTCCCGGGATCAAATTCGACTGGGTGGTGGAAGAAGGCTTTGCCGAAATCCCGACCTGGCACCCGGCGGTGGGCAAGGTGATTCCGGTGGCGATCCGCCGCTGGCGCAAGAACCTCTGGAAAACCATCACCAGCGGCGAGTGGAAACGCTTCAAGCAATCCGTTCGGGCGAACAAATATGACCTGGTGATCGACGCTCAAGGCCTGCTGAAAAGCGCCTGGCTGACCCGCTACGTCAAAGCCCCGGTGGCCGGTCTCGACAAGGGCTCGGCCCGGGAGCCGATCGCCGCGCGTTTTTATGACCGCAAACTGGCGGTGGCCCGTGGTCAGCACGCTGTCGAGCGTGTGCGCCAGTTGTTCGCTATCGCCTTGGGCTACGACTTGCCCAAAGGCCTGGGCGATTACGGCCTCAACGTCGAGCGTCTGGTCGAACTGCCGCGCAAGAATGCTTATGTGGTGTTTCTGCATGGCACCACCTGGGACACCAAGCACTGGCCGGAAAGCTATTGGCGTGAGCTGACCGAACGGGTCGGCTATCTCGGCGTGGGGATCAAGCTGCCGTGGGGCAACCCGCTGGAGAAGGCCCGGGCCGAACGCATCGTCGCTGGTTTCAAACATGCCGAAGTGCTGCCGAAGCTGAACCTGGCCGGGGTCGGCAAAGTGCTGGCCGGCGCCCAGGCCTGCGTTGCGGTGGACACCGGTCTCGGCCATCTCGCTGCGGCACTGGACGTGCCGACGATTTCGCTGTTCGGCCCGACCAATCCGGGCCTGACCGGCGCCTACGGCAAGTTGCAGATTCACCTCGGCAGCGATTTCCCGTGCGCGCCGTGCCTGCAAAAGAAATGTACGTATCAACCGACCGCGCAGGATGCCCGTCAGTTTGACCTGAAACGCGAGTTGCCCTTGTGCTTCACGCGTCTGAATCCCGAGCGTGTCGCCAGCCGACTGAGCACGTTGTTGATGGCTGAGGAGCTGCGTTGA
- a CDS encoding glycosyltransferase family 4 protein: protein MQLAFVLYKYFPFGGLQRDFMRIALECQKRGHQIRVYTLIWEGDVPPGFEVLVAPVKAFFNHRRNEKLSAWMEADLAKRPVDRLIGFNKMPGLDVYYAADGCFEDKAQNLRHSLYRRWGRYRHFAEYERAVFAKDAKTEVLMISEVQQPLFIKHYDTPLERFHLLPPGIAQDRRRPKDADEIRAGFRAEFNLKDDELLLVQIGSGFKTKGVDRSLKALAALPAELKKRTRLFVIGQDDPKLFQMQSATLGLGDNVTFLKGRSDIPRFLLGADLLIHPAYNENTGTVLLEALVAGLPVLVSAVCGYAHYIAEADAGRVLDEPFDQAQLTQYLTDMLNDDAARAAWSRNGLAFAETADLYSMPQHAADVILAEHA, encoded by the coding sequence ATGCAATTGGCATTTGTCCTTTACAAATATTTCCCGTTCGGTGGCTTGCAGCGCGACTTCATGCGCATCGCCCTCGAATGCCAGAAGCGTGGCCACCAGATCCGCGTCTACACCCTGATCTGGGAAGGCGACGTGCCGCCCGGTTTCGAAGTGCTGGTAGCGCCGGTCAAGGCGTTCTTCAATCACCGCCGCAACGAAAAACTCAGCGCGTGGATGGAAGCGGACCTGGCCAAGCGCCCGGTGGATCGCCTGATCGGCTTCAACAAGATGCCGGGGCTGGACGTCTACTACGCCGCCGACGGCTGCTTCGAAGACAAGGCGCAAAACCTGCGCCATTCGCTGTATCGCCGCTGGGGTCGCTACCGCCACTTCGCCGAGTACGAGCGCGCGGTGTTCGCCAAAGACGCGAAGACCGAAGTGCTGATGATTTCCGAAGTGCAGCAGCCGTTGTTCATCAAGCATTACGACACGCCGCTCGAACGCTTCCATCTGCTGCCGCCGGGCATCGCCCAGGATCGTCGCCGCCCGAAGGATGCCGACGAGATTCGCGCCGGTTTTCGCGCTGAATTCAACCTCAAGGACGACGAACTGCTGCTGGTGCAGATCGGCTCCGGGTTCAAGACCAAGGGCGTCGATCGCAGCCTGAAAGCGCTGGCCGCATTGCCTGCCGAGCTGAAGAAACGCACCCGGCTGTTTGTAATCGGCCAGGATGACCCCAAATTGTTCCAGATGCAGAGTGCAACTTTGGGTCTGGGTGACAACGTGACGTTCCTCAAGGGGCGCAGCGATATTCCGCGCTTCCTGCTCGGCGCCGATCTGTTGATCCACCCGGCGTACAACGAAAACACCGGTACGGTGCTGCTTGAAGCGCTGGTCGCCGGTTTGCCGGTGCTGGTCAGCGCGGTCTGCGGTTATGCCCATTACATCGCCGAGGCCGACGCCGGGCGCGTGCTGGACGAACCGTTCGATCAGGCGCAACTGACGCAATACCTGACCGACATGTTGAACGACGACGCTGCACGGGCGGCCTGGAGCCGCAACGGTCTGGCTTTCGCCGAGACGGCCGACCTCTACAGCATGCCGCAGCACGCGGCCGATGTGATTCTGGCGGAGCACGCATAA
- the rfaP gene encoding lipopolysaccharide core heptose(I) kinase RfaP: MKLMLAEPFKSLWAGRDAFAEVEGLQGEVYRELEARRTLRTEVDGNGFFVKIHRGIGWGEIFKNLLTAKLPVLGAGQEWKAIQRLQEVGVPTMTAVAYGEKGSNPADQHSFIVTEELAPTISLEDFSIDWVKQPPQPKLKRALIAEVARMTGMMHRAGVNHRDCYICHFLLHTDKPVTPEDFKLSVIDLHRAQTRPVITRRWRDKDLAALYFSALDIGLTRRDKLRFLKGYFQQPLRQILAEEASLLSWLEGKANKLYARKQRYGDAL; the protein is encoded by the coding sequence ATGAAGTTGATGCTGGCTGAACCGTTCAAGAGCCTCTGGGCCGGCCGCGATGCGTTCGCGGAAGTCGAGGGCTTGCAGGGCGAGGTGTACCGCGAGCTGGAAGCCCGCAGGACTTTGCGCACGGAAGTCGACGGCAACGGATTTTTCGTCAAGATCCACCGTGGCATCGGCTGGGGCGAGATTTTCAAGAACCTGCTGACCGCCAAGCTGCCGGTGCTCGGCGCGGGTCAGGAGTGGAAAGCAATCCAGCGCCTGCAGGAAGTCGGCGTGCCGACCATGACCGCCGTCGCGTACGGCGAGAAGGGCAGCAACCCGGCGGATCAGCATTCGTTCATCGTCACCGAAGAGCTGGCGCCGACCATCAGTCTCGAAGATTTCAGCATCGACTGGGTCAAGCAGCCACCGCAGCCGAAACTCAAGCGCGCGCTGATCGCCGAAGTCGCACGCATGACCGGCATGATGCACCGCGCCGGGGTCAACCACCGCGACTGCTACATCTGCCACTTCCTGCTGCACACCGACAAACCGGTGACCCCGGAAGATTTCAAACTCTCGGTGATCGACCTGCACCGTGCCCAGACCCGCCCCGTGATCACCCGGCGCTGGCGCGACAAGGATCTGGCGGCGCTGTACTTTTCCGCGCTGGACATCGGCCTGACCCGTCGCGACAAGCTGCGCTTCCTCAAGGGTTACTTCCAGCAACCGCTGCGCCAGATTCTGGCTGAAGAGGCGTCGTTGCTGAGCTGGCTCGAAGGCAAGGCCAACAAGCTCTACGCGCGCAAGCAGCGATACGGGGATGCGCTCTGA
- a CDS encoding lipopolysaccharide kinase InaA family protein, translated as MAGWNLEPGYSDLEADFGSLEAVFALEGERLTRDPLSEVIRVQRNGVNYYVKRYSGAGKGLRRYLGKPRVKMEWQNLKRFAKWGIPTAEVVAWGLERNGMAYDRGAMITRELPRTEDLSALAERNDPKLRNHSWVDAISRQLAVYTRTMHDHRFTHNDLKWRNLLIDDQAQLFLIDCPNGDFWRGFWLKYRITKDLACLDKVAKYHLSNTQRLRFYLQYRQRDRLNAADKKRIRHVVRFFEGRE; from the coding sequence ATGGCGGGTTGGAACCTTGAACCCGGATACAGCGACCTCGAAGCGGATTTTGGCAGTCTTGAAGCGGTATTCGCGCTGGAAGGCGAGCGCCTGACCCGCGATCCGCTGTCCGAAGTCATCCGCGTGCAGCGCAACGGCGTCAACTATTACGTCAAACGCTACTCCGGCGCCGGCAAGGGCTTGCGCCGCTACCTCGGCAAGCCGCGGGTAAAGATGGAGTGGCAGAACCTCAAGCGTTTCGCCAAGTGGGGCATCCCGACCGCCGAAGTGGTGGCCTGGGGCCTGGAGCGCAACGGCATGGCCTATGATCGCGGGGCGATGATTACCCGTGAGCTGCCGCGCACCGAGGATCTCTCGGCACTGGCCGAGCGCAACGATCCCAAGCTGCGCAATCACAGCTGGGTCGATGCCATCAGCCGGCAACTGGCCGTCTATACCCGGACGATGCACGATCATCGCTTTACCCATAACGATCTGAAATGGCGCAACCTGCTGATCGACGATCAGGCCCAGCTGTTTCTCATCGATTGCCCGAACGGCGATTTCTGGCGCGGTTTCTGGCTCAAGTACCGGATCACCAAGGATCTGGCCTGTCTCGACAAGGTTGCCAAATATCACCTGTCGAACACCCAGCGCCTGCGCTTTTACCTGCAATACCGCCAGCGTGACCGGCTCAATGCCGCCGACAAAAAACGGATTCGTCATGTGGTGAGATTTTTCGAGGGACGCGAATGA
- a CDS encoding lipopolysaccharide kinase InaA family protein produces MTDFLAAEDRALLERHGLGTFDALWAKQLEAVDEPNTDGGGWSSVFRLELEGHGYYLKRQSNYLTRTLHAPFGEPTFAREFRNISRYNQLGIPALQAAFFGQRKVNGEVRAILLTRALDGWDDLDSLLQRWSDLDASQQSAILKACGQLARLLHGVRQVHGCFYPKHIFLRAEGAGYQAQLIDLEKTRPLLFGQRDRVKDLEPLLRRAPEWTDAQLRELLAAYLDQSVDSSLVDSWVTRLTARRSRKETR; encoded by the coding sequence ATGACTGATTTTCTCGCCGCTGAAGACCGTGCGCTGCTGGAGCGCCACGGTCTCGGCACGTTCGACGCGCTGTGGGCCAAGCAGCTCGAGGCGGTGGATGAGCCGAACACCGACGGTGGCGGCTGGAGCAGTGTGTTTCGCCTCGAACTCGAAGGTCACGGCTATTACCTCAAGCGTCAGAGCAATTACCTGACCCGTACCTTGCATGCGCCGTTTGGCGAGCCGACGTTCGCCCGGGAATTTCGCAATATCAGCCGTTATAACCAGCTCGGCATTCCGGCGCTGCAGGCGGCGTTTTTCGGTCAGCGCAAAGTCAATGGCGAAGTGCGCGCGATCCTGCTGACCCGCGCCCTCGACGGTTGGGATGATCTGGATTCGCTGTTGCAGCGCTGGTCGGACCTTGATGCATCGCAGCAGTCGGCGATTCTCAAGGCCTGCGGTCAACTGGCGCGGCTCCTGCACGGCGTGCGTCAGGTGCATGGCTGCTTCTATCCGAAGCATATTTTTCTGCGGGCCGAAGGCGCCGGTTATCAGGCGCAGTTGATCGACCTGGAAAAGACCCGGCCTTTGCTGTTCGGCCAGCGTGATCGGGTCAAGGATCTGGAGCCGTTGCTGCGCCGGGCGCCGGAGTGGACTGATGCCCAGTTGCGCGAGTTGCTGGCGGCGTATCTCGATCAGTCGGTCGACAGTTCTCTGGTCGACAGCTGGGTTACGCGGCTGACCGCGCGGCGCAGTCGCAAGGAGACCCGCTGA
- a CDS encoding lipopolysaccharide kinase InaA family protein — protein sequence MQLSDLKNAGRTPSLPLTVSLADAAGPADLQLLSLLRVLPGQRYVGAGVWRGRPVLAKLLVGSKAARHFQRELEGVKLLAAQGMTTPLLLADGLKDGEGGWLLFEFLEGAESLGDAWNKVESLPVLADEQSAVLAEALGAIGQLHGKGLWQEDLHLDNLLRHGGQLYLIDGAGICAENAGQPLSRQKVLENLGVFFAQLPKSLEPFTEELLVYYLLSNSEHALPLEALQKQIDKVRAWRLKDFLIKVGRECTLFSVRRGAFGLRSIRREEEPAMLPVLEQADALLDQGHLYKTGGAASVGKVDVAGRPLVIKRYNIKNFAHWLKRFWRPSRAWHSWREGNRLAFLGIATPKPLAVLETRFFWLRSKAYLITEYLAGPDIIERFAPYVESGEAPEAELQALDQLFARLIAERISHGDFKGHNLFWHEDRWALIDLDSMCQHGSAGSFAPAYARDRARFMRNWPESSALYRVIDQRLPKDISSAA from the coding sequence ATGCAGTTGTCCGACCTGAAAAACGCCGGACGCACGCCGAGCCTGCCGCTGACGGTTTCGCTGGCCGATGCGGCCGGGCCGGCCGATCTGCAATTGCTCAGCCTGTTGCGGGTGTTGCCGGGGCAGCGTTATGTCGGCGCCGGGGTTTGGCGCGGGCGTCCGGTGCTGGCCAAATTGCTGGTCGGCAGCAAGGCTGCACGACATTTTCAGCGTGAACTGGAAGGGGTGAAACTGCTCGCCGCCCAGGGCATGACCACACCGTTGCTGCTGGCTGACGGCCTGAAGGATGGCGAGGGTGGCTGGCTGCTGTTCGAATTCCTCGAAGGCGCCGAAAGCCTGGGTGATGCCTGGAACAAGGTCGAATCCTTGCCGGTGCTGGCGGATGAACAATCGGCAGTGCTGGCCGAAGCGCTCGGTGCCATCGGCCAGTTGCACGGCAAAGGCCTGTGGCAGGAAGACTTGCACCTGGACAACCTGCTGCGCCACGGTGGTCAGTTGTACCTGATCGATGGCGCCGGTATCTGTGCGGAAAACGCTGGTCAGCCATTGTCCCGGCAGAAAGTGCTGGAAAATCTCGGGGTGTTTTTCGCCCAGTTGCCCAAGTCACTGGAGCCGTTCACCGAAGAATTGCTCGTTTATTACCTGTTGAGCAACAGCGAGCACGCACTGCCGCTGGAAGCGTTGCAGAAGCAGATCGACAAGGTGCGCGCCTGGCGCTTGAAGGACTTCCTGATCAAGGTCGGTCGTGAGTGCACATTGTTCAGCGTGCGGCGCGGGGCCTTCGGTCTGCGCTCGATCCGTCGCGAGGAAGAACCCGCGATGCTGCCGGTGCTGGAGCAGGCCGATGCCTTGCTCGATCAAGGGCACCTGTACAAGACCGGTGGCGCGGCCAGCGTCGGCAAGGTCGACGTTGCCGGACGGCCGCTGGTGATCAAGCGTTACAACATCAAGAATTTTGCTCACTGGCTAAAACGCTTCTGGCGCCCGAGCCGTGCCTGGCATTCCTGGCGCGAAGGCAATCGCCTGGCGTTCCTCGGTATCGCCACGCCCAAACCGCTGGCGGTGCTGGAAACCCGGTTTTTCTGGCTGCGCAGCAAGGCGTACCTGATCACCGAATACCTGGCCGGGCCGGACATCATCGAGCGTTTTGCGCCGTATGTTGAAAGCGGTGAAGCGCCGGAAGCCGAGTTGCAGGCACTGGATCAGCTGTTTGCTCGGTTGATTGCCGAGCGCATCAGTCATGGCGACTTCAAGGGCCACAACCTGTTCTGGCATGAGGATCGCTGGGCGTTGATCGACCTGGATTCAATGTGTCAGCACGGCTCGGCGGGCAGCTTTGCTCCGGCCTATGCCCGTGATCGCGCGCGCTTCATGCGTAACTGGCCTGAAAGCAGTGCGCTGTATCGGGTGATTGATCAGCGTTTGCCCAAAGACATTTCCAGCGCTGCCTGA